The Dehalococcoidia bacterium genomic sequence AAGGGTCCGGCTGTTCGCCGGTTAAAGCGGCACGCGAGCTGGGTTCAGAACGTCGTGAGACAGTTCGGCCTCTATCCGGTGTGGGCGCAGGAGAATTGAGAGGAGCTGTCCCTAGTACGAGAGGACCGGGATGGACGGACCTCTGGTGTGTCGGTTGTCTCGCCCGAGGCACTGCCGAGTAGCCAAGTCCGGAGGGGATAAGCGCTGAAAGCATCTAAGTGCGAAGCCCACCTCAAGATTAGTTCTCCCACTGCATAAGCAGGTAAGGCCACCAGTAGACCACTGGTTTGATAGGCGCCAGGTGTACAGACAGCAATGTCTTTAGCTGAGGCGTACTAATGGCCGAGGGCTTGACCTACATTAATGTTCACGCATCATCAGGTGATGTCTGCTAACATGAAGGCAGGCAGGAAGCCAGCGTCGACTGTTCAGGATGGGCGTTGGAATATTGACTCTGGACTTTGGGCTCAAAAAGTCCAGAATCGAAACTCCAACTCCCAACGGCGTCGCGGGATGGAGCAGCGGTAGCTCGTCGGGCTCATAACCCGAAGGTCGTGGGTTCGAATCCCACTCCCGCCACCAACAAACGAAGCGCCCCTCGAAAGTCGAGGGGCGCTTTCTTCATGGGCGCGGAAGCCGTTAGCCGAGATTCGCCGGAGGGCCGATGGTTGCGGCCTCCGGGCCGAACTTCTCGACATAGAGGGGATGCACTTCCTTCCAGCCAATCGCCTCCTGTCGGACTTCCGGCGAGCCGGAAAGGTGCGCCGCAAGCCCATCGAGGCAGACGTGCCAGCCGGCGCCATCGCGGGCACCCTTCCCGCGCTCCTCCAGGACGTCGGTCAGCGTGAGCTCAGTGCCTTCGGGAACCGAACGCAAGGCGATGCGGACGATGTCCCTGCCCCAGAGGAACTCGACGAGCCGTGGCGGATCGAAGGCAAGCATCCTGCCTTCGAATGGCGCGGCCTGCCCGCCAGGGAAGGCGAACCGCAACAGCGCGCCCGCGGCGCGCTCGCCCTCGATGGTGGTCGGGAACCAGTGTGAAAGGTGGGCGGGTTCGGTTACGGCCCTCCAGACCTGGTCGATTGGCCGCGGGAACACGCGTTTGAAGTGGAGGCGCCAGCGTCCGTCGGCGCCCTGGTCCATCGTCCCGTACGCAAGGTCATCCCTCATCTTTTCGGTCCTCCTCCATCGCGCTGAGGTAGCGCTCCAGGTCGCCGAGGCTTTCAGCCCACATCCGCCGATACGGCTCGAGCCACAGTTCAATATCTCGCAGTGGCTCCGGGCGTACGCGGTAGAAGCGACGCTGGGCGTCGGCGCGCACGTCGACCAGGCCCGCGTCTCGAAGCACGCGAAGGTGCTTCGAGACCGCCGGCTGGCTCAGAGCCAGTTCGCCCACCAACTCACCGACAGGCCTCTCCTTCACCCGAAGGAGGTCGAGGATCCGTCGGCGATGTGGCTCGGCAAGGGCCTCGAACACGGGCGCGCTCATGTCGCCTTACATTACTGGCAGGCTATATAACTGTCAAGGAATGAATACGCCTGCCGAAATGGTGCAAGCCATCATCGTGGTATGATTTCTGCCATGAAGGGTACCATTGACAAGGCTGGAAGATTGGTCATCCCCCGCGCCTTGCGCAATCGGATCGGTCTTGCCGCTGGCGGCGAGGTGGAGATTGAAATCGAGGGCGCCGGAATCCGCATCCAGCCCGTTGCCGGCGGTCAGCTTCGAGAAGAGGGTGGCTTGCTGGTCATCTCCGCGGCCGGCGAGCTTATCGATGATGCCCATGTGCGTGAGCTGATGGATGCTGATCGACACGGGCGCTGACGCAAACGATGCCGTCCTGCTTGACACCAGCACGGCTATCGCGTTGGTGGTCGAGGACCATGAGGCTCACTCCCAAACCCTGAACGCGCTTCGCGGACGCCGCCTGGGACTTGCTGGCCATGCGTGGTTCGAGGCGTTCTCCGTACTGACGCGGCTGCCTCCCGGCCTGCGCCTGTCCCCGGCCGATGCCCTGCGGGTGCTGACGGCGAACTTCCCCGCATCGGCGTTTCTGGGCGAGACCGAGGCCTCAGCCCTGGCCCGGGAGATCGCTCCGCTGGGCATCTCCGGCGGGGCCGTCTATGACGCGCTCGTGGGCGCAGCCGCGAGACAGCACGGCCGGCGATTGGCCTCACGGGATCGGCGCGCACTGGCGATCTACGAGGCGCTGGGTGTCGAGACCGAGGCTATCGCCTGACCCGCCGACCCATCCAGGCGTGCCGTAGCATTTGCCTGTGAACTTACTTCTGCGCAGGTCGATAGCCCTGGCCGCTGCCCTGACGATGGCAGCCTGCTCGGGCGGTTCCGGCTTCCAGGCACAGCCCACTCAGCCGGCCGCGGTCACCGAGCCCGCGAGGGCCACGGCCCACCCCACACCGCCGCCCTCGCCCGTTCCGACGCCGACGCCGGTCGACGTCACAACCCTCCCCATAATCGACGCCCACTTCCACGCCGACCTCTCCTGGGACATCGATGCTTTGCTGCGGCTGATGGACAATCTCGGCGTCGCGATGGCCGGGAGCGGGGGGCAGTCCAACCTCGCCGGCCTGCGATTCGTCGAGCGCAGCGGCGCCCGCTTCTTTGCCTTCGCCCCTACCGACCGCATCCATGCCCTCAACCTGGCCGAGGGCGGGCGTAGCTGGCGCCTGGAGAGCGAGGCGACTCTGCGCGAGGTCGAACGTCTCGAGCGCGGGCTCGAAGCAGGTTGCTTCGACGGCATAGGCGAGGTGCTGGTGAATACGCTCTCCAGCCATCGCGCGCGGCAGGTGCGCTTGCCGGCGGACTCGCCGCTCATGCAGCGCCTGTGGTCGCTGTCGGCGCGCTATGGCGTGCCGCTGAGCGTGCACATGGACGCCGAGCCGGTGTCCGTGGCGGAGATGGAGCGACTTATCTCGTCGGACCGGGCGGGCGTGTGGGTGTGGGCCCACAGCGGCTGGTACGCGACGCCCTCTCTGCTGCGCCGCCTCCTCACGGAACACTCCAACCTCCATCTGGAGCTGTCGTTCCGAGACAGCCTGCGGAGTTTTGCGCCCGTGGACTCCGGCGGCCGGCTGCGGCCTGAGTGGAAGGAGCTGATGGAGGAGTTCCCGGACCGCTTCCTGCTGGGGACGGACGTGCTCTCGCCCAGCGCTGAGGAGTACCGAGCGCTGGTGAGCCTCTGGCGCGGCGTCCTCCGTGACCTGACGCCGGAGACGGCGGTCAAGGTCGCTTACGGGAATGCGAAGCGCATCCTCAAGCTCGGCTCGCGGGAGGGCGCCGGGGCGGAGGCAACCCGCTGCCTGGCTCTGGGGCTGTGATGCGAGGCGTTAGGGTGCCTTGACACCTCTCGGGGCCGAAGCGACGATCGCCGCCGATGGCGCGGGAAATAACCTATGACGACTTAGTCGCGACGGCTCGGCGCCTGCGAGGGGCGCAGCTGCCGACCATTGGCGGGAGGGCTGCGTTCAGGGTCGACGTCGATGGTCGTCGCATTGTCTGCACACCCAGATCCGGTAAGCCACGAATCCTTGGGCCGGACAACGCGGATGTGTTGAAGGCGTACAACATGACCCGAAGCAGGCGGCCTGGGCAGTACACCAGCCTGACCTGGAATTCCGCCTGCTTCCTGGCTCTGATACGGGAATTCGAGACTCAGGCGTAGCCCCGGCGCCGTGCGCTACAGCCCGCGCTCCGCGCGCCAGCGCCTGATCCACGCCGCGTGCGCCGCCTCGTGCGTGCTGCGAAGGGCGGCTTCGCGGTAGTGGGCGTCGTCAAGCCCGCGCTCGCTGGCCGACATGATCGCCGCCAGTAGGCGCTCTCTCGATACAGCCAGCTCCCAGCGCACCTGCTCCAGGGAGAGAGCCTGCCGCGCCCAGTGGATGAAGCTGTTGAGCACCTCGGTCTGCTCCTCATCCATGTGCGGCCATGCGGACTCGAACCCGGCCGATATGCGCGCCACTTCGGCGGTGCGGATGTCGTCCCAGAAGGCGATGTGGGCCAGGTGGTCCTTTACCGACCAGCCGTCGAGGGACGGCTCGGTCGCCTGGCCCTCGTCCAGGCCATCTAGCGCGGCCAGGAGTTCACGTCGCGTGGCCCTGTAGTGCTCCAGCAGGGATTCCCGGTCCTCGGCCATGCGTCTCCTCTGGGTGACGCCTAGGGTGACAGGCGGAACGGCGGGTAGCGGTCCGTCGCCAGGATGAAGGCATAGGCGGTGACGCGGTTAGCCCAGCGCAAGACGCCCTCGGCGAAGTCGAAGAGCCCGCGGGGATACCGTCCCGTGAACAGGACGGCGAACCAGGCGATGACCGCCACGACCACGAGGGCAACCAGCAGGAAGAAGAGGGCTATGTAGTGCGGGATGGCAAGGAGCCACTTGACCAGCGGCAGCCAGCGGTTGAGGTCGTTTGCCACGTCCGGGTAGGGGATCTCCAGGTGCACCGACTGCTCTTCGTCGGTCGAAGGGTACTTGTCGTCCATGAGGAGAACGTAAGCGCCCACCCGGCTGCTGAAGCGGGATAGCTCGAGGTTCCAGTCGAACCACCAGCGTGGATATTTCTGGCGGAAGAGGATCATCAGGAGCGGCGCGAAGAAGAGGATGCCCCCGGCGGCGACGACTCCGCCCTCCCCGGCCTGGCCGTTGCCGAAGCGCGCGTACTCGCCACCTGATACCGCGGCGAGCACGATGGCGATAGGTATGACGGCGAAGATGCGGAACGCGCTCGACACGCGGTCGAGTTCGCGTTCCGGGTAATCGACCGAGAATCTCACGGGGTATTGGTCTTGAGCCTGCATGCCCCAATCCTCCAACCTGACTCCGCGACGTCAACGGGGTCCGCCGCAGGTGACAATACTACTCCCGTTCGGGAGGTCGATGGGCCCCTACTTCACCCGCGGGAGCGAATGGGCATGAACGAACGCGAGCTCGAGTTCCTGGAGAAGAATCACACGGCGGCAATGATCACTTTGCGGCCGGATGGCGCTCCTCACGCGGTGCGCGTGTCCGTTGCCCTCGTGGATGGGAAGGTCTGGAGCTCGGGCACCCCGGCCCGGCGCCGCACGGCGTACCTCCGCCGCGACCCGCGCGCGACTCTGTTCGTCTTCGACACCGGGCCCGGCGCAAGCTGGCGCTGGCTTACCCTGGAGGCCCGCGTGCGAATTCTCGAAGGCCCGGGCCTTCCGGAGCTGAGCGCCCGTCTCTTCGAGACCATTCAGCGCAGCCTGGACCGACCGCCCGGATCAGGCCATCTGTTCTGGGAAGGGACGGAGCGGCCGCTGGACGAATTCCTGCGCATCATGCGAGAGGAGCAGCGACTCATTTACGAGTTCGATGTCCTGCGCACCTACGGCATGTTCTGATGCTTCTCATGACACAAACGTTCTGGTAGTGTATCGTCTCCTGCATCGTGGGAGCAGCCTCTCGTATCCTGCCCTCTCCGATCGCCCGCCTGGCCGAGCGCCAGGAGTGGAAGTTCTTCGCGGTCCTACCGAAGGCGGACCGGGCGCTGGCCGCGGCCTGGTGGCTAGCAGTCCTCCTCCGCGGGGCCCTTCCGGCCATCTTCGGCATCGCCATGGGCGTCCTGGTGGCTGCGGTCCAGCGGGGCGACGACCTGGCGGCGCCCCTCGCCTTCATGGGCGCCGTTTTCGTCACCCTTCAGGTGCTCACGCCGGTGCACCAGGCGGTCAGCGTCAACCTCGGCGACCGCACGGCCGCATGGCTTTACGACAGGCTCACGGAGGCTACGCTGCGCCCGCCGGGCCTCGGGCACCTCGAGGACCCGGAGCTGACGAGCGACCTTACAGTCGCGCGCGAGTTCGACCTTGGAATGACCGGCCCGCCGCTTTCGATCTCGATGGACTTCATCGCGGCCGGGCTGGTGGAGCTCACTGCCGGACTCGCCTCGGTGCTAATACTCGCCGGCTACGCCTGGTGGGCGCCCATCGTGCTGGGCGGCGCCTGGGTCTCGACCCACTGGCTGCTGCGCGAGAGCGCTATCTGGCGCGACCGCAACACGGACGAGGTGCGCGCGGCCCAGCGGGACTCCGAATACGCCTACCGCCTCGCGGTGGACCCGCCGGCAGCGAAGGAGCTGCGCCTCTTCGGGCTGGCGGGATGGGTCTTGCAGCGCTTCATAGAACGGCGGACACGCCTCCACCGCCTCCAGTACCAGGCGACGCGCCTGCGGCAGAAGCCGGTGGTCTGGTGCCTGCTGCTGATCGCCGGCGCCAACGCGCTCGTCTTCTGGTCGCTGGCCGGGGACGCTGCGAGCGGGTCGCTGGAGCTAGGGTCGCTGGTCGTCTTCGCTCAGAGCGCCATCGGGTCTTCGTTGATCGCTTTTGGCGGGCTGAACTGGGCGCTGGATGGGTCGTCGGCACCTGTGGCCGCAGTGCTCCGACTCCAGGACAAGATGGCCAGCGCCGGCGCGCTGGCCCCGGGCCGCCTAGACGCGTCCGGAAAGCCGCAGCGCGAGGTGCGGTTTCGCAATGTGAGCTTCGCCTATCCCTCCGGCGGCGCGGCTGTGCTCCAGGGCCTGGACCTGACCATCCCCGCGGGGACCTCTCTCGCTATCGTTGGCCAGAATGGCGCCGGCAAGACAACGCTGGCGAAGCTGCTCTGCCGCCTCTATGACCCCCAGGAGGGCGCCATCGAGGTCGATGGCGCGGACCTGCGCGAGTTCGACCTCGCTTCCTGGCGCTCGCGGGTCGCGGCCGTGTTCCAGGACTTCATCCGCTTCGAGCTCCCCTTGCGGGACAACGTGGCGCCCGCAGGCGCGCCGGAGGCGGCCATTCAGGCCGCGCTCGCGAAGGCGGGTGCGGCTGGCCTTGCCGGCCTCGACCAGGTACTGGCCAAGGGTTACGACGGCGGCACCGACCTTTCGGGTGGCCAGTGGCAGCGGGTGGCGCTGGCGCGCGCACTGTGTGCCGTCGAGGCAGGCGCCGGTGTCGTCATCCTGGATGAGCCGACCGCCCAGCTGGACGTCCGCGGTGAGGCGGAGATATTCGACCGCATCCTCGAGGCGACTCGTCATTGCACGACGATCCTCATCTCCCACCGCTTCTCGACGGTGCGGCACGCCGACCGTATCTGCGTGATCGAGCACGGGCGCGTGGTCGAGTTGGGCACGCACGAGGAGCTTATGCAGCTCGGCGGCCGTTACCGCACGATGTTCGACCTCCAGGCGCAACGCTTCTACGCCGACGAGGACGAGGAGGGCATGGTCTATGACGTCCTCTCCTGAGCTTCGGAAGCGCTCCCTGGACGAGCTGCCACCCGCCATCCCGGCAATGTGGCGCCTGTGCAAGCTCGGCTTTCGCCATGAGCCCTGGCTCATGGCCTCGGCGTTCCTGCTCGCCCTCCTGGCAGCGCTGCCGGACGCGCTGCTGGCGTTGTGGTTGAAGTTCCTGGGTCAGGGCGTGCTGGAGGGAGACGACACTTTGCTGCGCGTCGCCGCCCTCGGGCTGGCCGGGTCCGCGACGGCAACGTGGTTCCTGCGCACGGTGAGCACCCGGGTGCAGCGCACCTTCCGCGACCGCGTGACGATCGCGCTCGAGTCCCACGTGGCGCGGCTGCAGGCTTCGGTCACGACCATTGCTCACCAGGAGCGGCCCGACTACCTCGATCGCCTGTCCGTGCTGCGCGACCAGGTCTTTGTCCTGGACCACATGTACATGTCCCTCTTCTCGACCTGCGGCTGGGCCCTGCGCCTAGCCGTGACGGTCTCGTTGCTCGTCTCCATCCATCCCGGGCTCGTCCTCCTGGCACTGTTCGCGCTGCCGACCGTGCTGGCCTCGACCTGGCGGCCGGCGGTCGAACGCGCGGCGGAGGAACGCGGCGCGCAGTCCCGCCGGCTGGCGCAGCACCTCTTCCTAACGGCCACCACGGCACCCCCGGCCAAGGAGGTGCGGGTCGCGGGCATCGGCGAGCGGTTGGCGCGGGAGCGGCGGCAGGCCTGGGAGCGCTGGTACGCGGGCGTCTCGCGCGCCCGCTGGGGCTCGGCGGTGTGGCACACGCTGGCCTGGGCCGTGTTCGGGTCGGCCTACGTTGGCGCCGTCGTCTTCGTGTCCTCGGGCCTGGGGGCGGGCGCGGGTGCCGTGCTGCTCGTCCTTGCCGCCGGCGCCCGGCTCTCGGCCTATATCAGCGCCACCGTGGGCGAGATCGGCTTCCTCAGAGGCATTTGGATGGACGGATCGAAGCGCCTTGCCTGGCTCGAGGACTACGCCGCCTCCATCGCGGCCCGCGCTGACCTGCCGGTGCCGGAGCGCCTGACCGAGGGCATCCGGCTCGACCACGTCTCCTTCGCCTACCCGGGCAGCGACCGCCTGGTGCTCGACGACGTCAGCTTCTCGGTCCCCGCGGGGTCGGTCGTTGCCATCGTCGGCGAAAACGGGGCGGGAAAGACGACGCTGGTCAAACTGCTGAGCAAGTTCTACGAGCCGCTGTCCGGCGAGATCTACGTCGACGGGCTGCCGTTGTCACGCATGGCGGCAGAGGAGTGGCGTTCGCGGCTTGCGGGCGCCTTCCAGGACTTCTTCCGCTTCGAGTTCCGCGCGGCCCAGGCCGTTGGCGTGGGCGACGTGCCCAGGATCGAGGACCGGGGGGCAGTGCTGACCGCGGTCGGACGTGCCGGCGCCGAAGATGTCGTCACCAAGCTCCGCGGCGGGCTGGACTCGCAGCTCGGCGTCACCTGGCCGGACGGCGTGGAGGTCTCGTTCGGGCAGTGGCAGAAGCTCGCCCTGGCGCGCGGCTTCATGCGCGACGAGCCCCTCTTGCTGGTCCTGGACGAGCCGACCGCGGCCCTCGACGCCGAGACAGAGCACGCGCTCTTCGAGCGCTATGCGGCGGCATCACGCGGTTCGGGCAACGGCTCTCCGAACGGCCGCATCACCGTCCTCGTCTCGCACCGCTTCAGCACGGTGCGCATGGCGGACCTCATCGTGGTGCTGGACGGCTCGCGGCTGGTCGAGGTCGGCAGCCACGACGAGCTGATGGCTCACGGTGGCCAGTACGCCGAGCTCTACAGCATCCAGGCTGCCGCTTACCAGTAAACTCGCGCGCCGTGGCTGCAGGCCGTAGAGCGCCCCTGCGGCCGGGCGCGGCGTTGCCCGAAGACGCCCGAGCCTAAGGGCCCAGCGTCCCCGGGTCCCCCGGCCGCAGCTGGGAGGTGAACTTGCGGCCGACGTCCCGCAGGTCGCCCGAAAGGTCGTCGCCTTCGGGCTTGATGCCGTACTTCACCCAGCGGACGAGGTCGTCGAAGGCCCGGACCTGCTCAGCGTTCATGAATGTGCAGTGGCCAGCGGCCCGGATGGCCCGCTGCACCAGGAGGTGAGAGGTGCCGGCCTGCTTCGCGATCTCCAGGTAGCGCTGCTCCAGGACGATTGGCACGAACAGGTCGCCGGTTGTCTTGATCTGCATCACGGGCACCCGGATCTCGCCGGTGAACGGCGCCAGCTCCGCGTACGGCCCCGACCGGTTGCGGAATGACGGGTCGGCGGCCTTGCGGCGGATTCCGCCGAGCTGGGCGTTCGTCAGGCCCAGCCCGGGCGCGATTGTGTAGTTAGTGGCGCTATTGGTCGCCGCCATGGCCACGGGCGAGGCGGTGGGGTCGAACAGCGCCGTCGCGCCGGCGCCGATGTCAGTGTCGCGGAACTGGGCCAGGCCCTCTATGGCGAAGGGCCGCGGGCCGCCGGAGATGTTGATCATCACGCTCGCGAGCTGGCGGCCCGCCTGCGTCGGCGCCGCGACAGTGCCAAGGCGGGAGACTATGCGCGCGGTCTCGGCGCTGCCACCCGTCCGGTAATCGGAGCCCGTGAGGAACTCGGCCGCAGCCGCAGAGGCGGTGAAGAAGTCGAACAGTTCGTAGCCGGCGACGACGCCGCATTCGGAGAGAATGCCGTCGTAGGCTTCAGGATAGAACTCGGCCGAAATCATCGCCACGTGGCCGCCCATGGACGTGCCGTAGAGGTATGTCCGCGAGGGCCTGCCGACGAGGCGCGTGAAGAGGTCCTTTAGCGCCAGGGTGTCCTGCGCCCCGACGCCCGGGACGTAACCGTTGTTGCGGTAGCTGGACGCCGCCCAGGCGTAGCCATTCTCGATGAGATGGGAGCGGATGGGCGGGTTAGAAACGGTGAGCTCCGGCGGTGAGCCCCGAAAGCCGTGCGCATACAGCACCAGCTCTCCGTTCCAGTTCGAAGGCACCTCGATGCGGTAGGCGCCTCCGGAGTACGTGCCGGAGAGCGCCCGCGCTCCCGCGAGCGGTGTGAAGGAAGGGTCAGGGATTACCCACTGGACGTTCCCGGGCCCGGGCAGCGGCGAGAACTGGTGAGGATGGCGCGCCTCCGCTATGGCGCCTGCGTAGAACGTCGCGGCCAGCGCGACGAGGACGGAGAGAGCCAGTGCGCGAGTCCCGAGCAATCGAGTCATGGTGACCCTCCTTCTGGCCGGCGATATTACGACTGCTGCTGCGTGAGGGAAAGACCCTTCTTGCCATTCGTCGCCAATCGCAATAGTTGGCGGAGCCTCGGTGCTACAATGCGGCCGATATGGCGGCCGGTCCCCGTCTCCAGCCGTCGACCTGTGAGGAGGAGCGTCTCTGGTCCTCCGGCAGGCGCTTCGTGGCCGGTGTCGACGAGGTTGGCCGCGGGCCGCTTGCCGGCCCCGTTTACGCGGCGGCGGTCATGCTCGACCCGCGTGCCCGGCCGGCGTGGCTCGAAGACCTGCGCGACAGTAAGGTACTGCTGCCCCCGGAGCGCGAGCGCCTGGCGGAGCTGATCCGGCGCGAGGCCCTCGCCTGGGGACTGGGGTGGGCGACCGCGGCGGAAATCGATGGTTGGGGGATCACGCTGGCTAACCGGATGGCTATGTTCAGGGCGCTCGCGGCGCTCAGGCCCTCGCCCCAGTTCGTGCTCATCGACGGGCCGAGCGGCATCAAGACGCCCCATCCTCAGCGCGCGATCGTCGACGGCGACGCGACCTGCGCTTCGATAGCCGCGGCGTCCATTGTCGCCAAAGTCGCGCGCGACAGTCTGATGTGCGAGCTTGACGGCCTCTATCCCCAGTACGGCTTCGCGAGCCACAAGGGCTACGCCACGCGCGACCACCTGGAGCGCCTTGCGCGCTACGGCGCCTCCCCTCAGCACCGCCGCAGCTGGCCGCGGGTCCAGCTCGCGGTCCAGGGCCGCCTCGATGAGGCTGCGCCGGGCGGGGAGGAGGCCCGGGATGCCCCCTGACCGCCGCCGCAACCGCAGCCTGGGGAACTTCGGAGAGCGCGTCGCGGCCTCTCACCTGGAGTCGCGAGGCTATCGAATCCTCGAACGCAACTGGTCCTGCCGCCAGGGCGAGGTCGATCTAATCGCGACGCGCGGCGACGACCTGGTTTTCGTGGAGGTCCGGAGCCGGAAGGGCGGCGCCTTCGGTACGCCAGAGGAGTCGATCACCGGCCGCAAGCGCCAGCACCTCCTGGACACGATCGCGGCCTACATGGCCGAGCACCCGGACTCTCCGCCGAACCAGCGTATCGACCTCGTCGTCCTCGAACTCGACCGCAAGGGCCGCGTGATGCGCGTCGAGCAGATCGAGAACGCGATCGAGGGTGAGTAGCCCGGCAGGCGGGCGCCTGCGGCGCGCCGACAACGGGTGCGGTAGCCGGACCACGAAGGCAACAGGGCTCGCGGTCCCTGAGCGGGGCCTCGGCGGTGAGGAGGACCAGACAGGGCCGACATCGAAGGGAGGCCGCCATGGCGGCCTCCCTTCGTGTACACCTATGGCATCGGTCAGAAGCCGCCGCCGTTCACGGTGAGGCGCTGGTTCGTGATGTAGCGGCCCTCCTCCGAACACAGGAAGACGACGGCGTTGGCGATGTCGGAGGGCTGGCACACGAAGCCGAAGGGCATGCGTTCGTCCAGCTGGCGCAGGTCCGTGACGCCGGCCGTGAAGTTCATCAATTTCAGCCCCATGTCCGTATCGACCAGGCCCGGGGCGACGATGTTCACGCGGATGCCGTGCTTGCGCTCCTCCTTCGCCAGCGTATGCGCCAGGGCCTCCATCCCAGCTTTGGCGATGTTGTAAGTGACGCCGTTGGCGCCCAGTTGCTGGGCGGCCTGGGAGGAAATCATGATGACGTCGCCGCGGCCGAGGTCTCGCATCGCCGGAACCAGAAGCTGGCACATGTAGAGGCTGCCCATCGTGTGGTGGGCGATCAGCTTCAACACGTCCTCCGGCGGCGTCTCCACCACCAGTTTTCGTCCGACCGCCGCGCTGCCGATGCCCGCGTTGTTCACCAGGATGC encodes the following:
- a CDS encoding YraN family protein, coding for MPPDRRRNRSLGNFGERVAASHLESRGYRILERNWSCRQGEVDLIATRGDDLVFVEVRSRKGGAFGTPEESITGRKRQHLLDTIAAYMAEHPDSPPNQRIDLVVLELDRKGRVMRVEQIENAIEGE
- a CDS encoding ribonuclease HII, giving the protein MAAGPRLQPSTCEEERLWSSGRRFVAGVDEVGRGPLAGPVYAAAVMLDPRARPAWLEDLRDSKVLLPPERERLAELIRREALAWGLGWATAAEIDGWGITLANRMAMFRALAALRPSPQFVLIDGPSGIKTPHPQRAIVDGDATCASIAAASIVAKVARDSLMCELDGLYPQYGFASHKGYATRDHLERLARYGASPQHRRSWPRVQLAVQGRLDEAAPGGEEARDAP
- a CDS encoding SDR family oxidoreductase, with amino-acid sequence MNGLVGRTALITGASRGIGAAIALAFAKEGVNVAINYNSNREAAHRVAEACRGAGVKAAVYQADVTDFEQCRAMAEAARAEIGVISILVNNAGIGSAAVGRKLVVETPPEDVLKLIAHHTMGSLYMCQLLVPAMRDLGRGDVIMISSQAAQQLGANGVTYNIAKAGMEALAHTLAKEERKHGIRVNIVAPGLVDTDMGLKLMNFTAGVTDLRQLDERMPFGFVCQPSDIANAVVFLCSEEGRYITNQRLTVNGGGF